CAATGTTACGCATCTATTGCCAACATCAATAAACGATAGGCTTGCCTTTATAGACTCAAGCTCTTTTAACGGTATTGTTGGCAGTGAATATCTCTGAAGCTCTCTCGACAGCTTTACTCTTATACCATCTCCACCAATAGCACCACCGGTCGTTAAGTAACACCAGTGACCTGAAATCTCCCTCCAGCCAGTGTGCGTGTAGCAAGTGGTTCTAATGACATCCTTTGAGAGCGTCTGTATCGCATGGCGTACAATATCTTTATTAGCTTGACCCGGTTCAATTATGACGCCGCTTCCCCACTTATGAAGCCAGCTCAGGGATGTAAACTGATTAGCAGGGACATCTATTTTCGACAATGTATTTCCTTTACAAGTGCCATCAATAGAATATATATTTACAATCTCTGTACCATTATCTTCAATTATTTCTTCACTGATCCTCGCATCGAAATTTGCAATCATGATCGGAAACAGTTCACCGTCAACCCACTTCATTTTGAACAAATTACCAAAACTATCAGTTATGTACGGCTTATCCTCACCGGAAGGTTTTTGAGTGTTGTCATATTTTCCAATGCTTTTCGCAATCGCATCTACTTCAGCATTAGGTAGCGGCGGTCTGCACCGGTTCCTGTTAATAGCATGTAACACTGCCGCAATTTCACATTCTGCCATCCCAGGACGCCTCATAGTTCCGGCCAATTGAGTTAATGTTGTGTTGCGTTTACCTTCTAAGATAATATCAACGGTATCATTTCGGGAAGTGTTCTTTGCAGTGTTTGTATTTTCAATTTTCAGATCATCGAAGTCTGACAAGTTGTACCTAATGTCGTAGTCAGCTTTTATGATTGTCACAGGTTTCTTGAGTCCATCTTTATAATTGTACGTTCCCGGAACCCTTAATACGCGCGCTAAGTCCGTTGAGTTACTATCACCGCCGTAACGGCGGGCCAGCCCTTTGATATAGGGTTCAATGTCTGCCGCCACCGCTTCAACCGGTTCCCTCAACAGCCAGTAGCCGTGACAACCGTTTCCCGTATCATTAAGCACCGAAGGCGGTATCATTGTTTCAATGAGCGCCATTACCTCATCTCTGCCGCCAGCAAAGTCCTTGTAGTCAATGTCAATCCATAGTGCAGGAACCTCCCGACAACCCTGCTTCGTGCCTTTTTTCCCTTCCCTGGTACAACAACCAAAGTATGTGTTTTGCATATGGATATTCTGGTTTATTTTATCGCTGATCTCATCAAAACTTTTTGAAAAGAATTGTTCCTTCGAGGGTAGGAAGCGGATTTCAACCTCATGCTCAGTGTCCTTAAACAGTTGCTTTAGAAAATCAATTCCGGCATGAATAGCTTTTGTCGTCAGGTGTTTACCGGACGTGACATTTCCCTGCTGACCCACCGCAGCCCCGCTCATCTCCCGGCCCGGCCCGTGTCGCTTGTTGGCTGAATACGTGGCCTGAATCCTTCATCAATAATACGCTCCATCTCCTCAATTGGAATCCTCACGCTTCTTCCAATTCTGACCGTTTCGATTCGACGTTCAAGGATGTGCCGTCTTACTGTTGACAGCCTGAGGCCCGTCCCTTCCGCATATTCTTCTGGTCGTAATAGTTTTTTACTTTTCATGAAAACCTCCCCTTATTAATAAGTTTATTGATTGCTACTTGTTACTCTTGACATAGCTTACCTGAAGGTTTATACTTCAGTCAATCGTAATAGGCATTAAATAGGTCATCTGACAAGCGTTATTTAAAAGTCACTTGTCTGAACCCTGAATGAGGTAATTATGATTATTGAAGAGAAATCATACGAAGGGTGGTATATAGATGTTATTCCTGTTCCGGCAAAGAATGGTTTTAGCCTTCGTCATGGTGTTGTACATGCCCCGGTCTTTTTAGACTTCATGAAGGCTGACTTATCAAGCTATGAAGGCTTCCAGGTTATTACTGAGAAGGTTGGCCTTAATGTGTTTGCGTATTTAGATCAGGACAGTGATTATAAATTTCCTCTTGATAAGCAACTTAAAGATATATACATGAGAGAATACAACCAATGGAATTTCTCTGAGAGTTTTATTAAACAATTTTATGAACGTAACAAGGAGCGTATGCAGGAAGATCAGGACGCTGTCAAGCTATTCTATAAATGGTATTACAAAAAGGATATGCCTGTCAGAAAGCCTTTTAAGGATGTAAGATTACTGGATGAGTCACAAAGTAAGCATCTCGCTTCCATATCCTTATCGTATAACCCATCATCAGGACAGTTAAACTATCATTGCAGGACTCTTCCCGGACGTTGTTACATTGAATTGATAGAACTTATCAGGGATAAGAAAGAGATTAAAACATGCGCCTATTGTGGGGAACTGTTTGTATCTCATGATGCAAGAGAAATATACTGTGATCGTCCCACTGACAG
The sequence above is drawn from the Nitrospirota bacterium genome and encodes:
- a CDS encoding primase C-terminal domain-containing protein translates to MSGAAVGQQGNVTSGKHLTTKAIHAGIDFLKQLFKDTEHEVEIRFLPSKEQFFSKSFDEISDKINQNIHMQNTYFGCCTREGKKGTKQGCREVPALWIDIDYKDFAGGRDEVMALIETMIPPSVLNDTGNGCHGYWLLREPVEAVAADIEPYIKGLARRYGGDSNSTDLARVLRVPGTYNYKDGLKKPVTIIKADYDIRYNLSDFDDLKIENTNTAKNTSRNDTVDIILEGKRNTTLTQLAGTMRRPGMAECEIAAVLHAINRNRCRPPLPNAEVDAIAKSIGKYDNTQKPSGEDKPYITDSFGNLFKMKWVDGELFPIMIANFDARISEEIIEDNGTEIVNIYSIDGTCKGNTLSKIDVPANQFTSLSWLHKWGSGVIIEPGQANKDIVRHAIQTLSKDVIRTTCYTHTGWREISGHWCYLTTGGAIGGDGIRVKLSRELQRYSLPTIPLKELESIKASLSFIDVGNRCVTLPLWSFTYLSLLTSLLEPYPNFSGYIAGDTGTFKTTLAVLLLSHFGTFNATHLSNLSDTANALEKRAFTLKDAMLCIDDYHPSTSKIGSQQMEATVQKIIRSCSNRTGRHRLNSDSTEKGAYEPRGGILFTGEEIPQLQSTIARLMVNEIKKGDIDRARLTALQAQAHLLPHAMSSFIHWIRENMKDVLATFPTRFIQLRDKAFRDDAHKKLPDQQAFLQFALETVLSWMTDRKVISELEASSLSQEGWGIFTKLADKQNRRIESEDPVDRFKEILRVLIAQDKIKIEEKDDSLTSKVIGHEKGELIGYYDELFIYLLPPALWHGIQKYSIAEGTCFPFSKRTFFRMLATRGLIVTADDQNTFPEWIRGKTVRVLKFAGHSILGTEISKERKENE
- a CDS encoding helix-turn-helix domain-containing protein; this translates as MKSKKLLRPEEYAEGTGLRLSTVRRHILERRIETVRIGRSVRIPIEEMERIIDEGFRPRIQPTSDTGRAGR